Proteins encoded together in one Mercenaria mercenaria strain notata chromosome 18, MADL_Memer_1, whole genome shotgun sequence window:
- the LOC128550534 gene encoding zinc finger protein 431-like, with product MHSGEKLFTCDFCDYASNKSSSIKTHMTIHTGEKRFKCDVCDYASNFSAHLKTHMTIHTGEKRFKCDVCDFACNQNGNLKKHKAIHTGVKRFKCDVCDYTCNDSGNLKRHMTIHTGEKRLRCDACDFACNDSGYLKRHMTIHTGEKCFKCDVCDFACNDSGNLKRHMTIHTGEKRFKCDVCDYACNQREQRFRCDVCEFACNYSGNLKRHMTIHTGEKRLRCDVCDYANLLTEVF from the exons ATGCATTCAGGAGAGAAACTCTTTACATGTGATTTTTGTGATTATGCATCTAATAAAAGCAGTAGTATAAAAAcacatatgacaatacatacaggagaaaaacgctttaaatgtgatgtttgtgattatgcatctAATTTTAGTGCTCATTTGAAAAcacatatgacaatacatacaggagaaaaacgctttaaatgtgatgtttgtgattttgCATGTAATCAAAATGGTAATCTGAAAAAACATAAGGCAATACATACAGGAGtaaaacgctttaaatgtgatgtttgtgattatacaTGTAATGATAGTGGTAATCTGAAAagacatatgacaatacatacaggagagaaacgtTTAAGATGTGATGCTTGTGATTTTGCTTGTAATGATAGTGGTTATCTGAAAagacatatgacaatacatacaggagagaaatgctttaaatgcgATGTTTGTGACTTTGCATGTAATGATAGTGGTAATCTGAAAagacatatgacaatacatacaggagagaaacgcttCAAATGTGacgtttgtgattatgcatgtaatcaGA GAGAACAACGCTTTAGATGTGATGTTTGTGAGTTTGCATGTAATTATAGTGGTAATCTGAAAagacatatgacaatacatacaggagagaaacgcttaagatgtgatgtttgtgattatgcaa ATTTATTAACAGAAGTATTCtga